A section of the Streptosporangiales bacterium genome encodes:
- a CDS encoding diaminopimelate epimerase has product MRFVKGHGTENDFVLIADPSGRLDIDAGLVRLLCDRHAGIGGDGVIRVVRTAAVAEVAHLAGAAEWFMDYRNADGSVGEMCGNGVRVFAQYLLESGLAAGDQLAVATRDGVKTVTVHADGWLAVDIGLPDLRGQSKARIADQVFAGVELSTGNPHLACVVDVPVAELELHKAPEVDPVLFPTGANVEFINVLGDRRIRMRVHERGVGETRSCGTGACAAALTVASQQGESTGVWTVEVPGGEVRVTLDGRTAVLAGPAVLVSDGELRPDWLAALPSPK; this is encoded by the coding sequence GTGCGCTTCGTCAAGGGACACGGCACGGAGAACGACTTCGTGCTGATCGCCGATCCGTCCGGCCGGCTCGACATCGACGCCGGCCTGGTCAGGCTGCTGTGCGACCGGCACGCCGGGATCGGCGGCGACGGGGTCATTCGGGTGGTCCGCACCGCCGCCGTCGCCGAGGTGGCGCACCTGGCCGGGGCGGCCGAGTGGTTCATGGACTACCGCAACGCCGACGGTTCCGTCGGTGAGATGTGCGGCAACGGCGTACGGGTCTTCGCCCAGTACCTGCTCGAGTCCGGACTCGCGGCCGGCGACCAGCTCGCCGTCGCCACCCGCGACGGGGTCAAGACGGTCACCGTGCACGCGGACGGCTGGCTCGCCGTCGACATCGGCCTGCCCGACCTGCGCGGGCAGAGCAAAGCGCGCATCGCCGACCAGGTCTTCGCCGGCGTCGAGCTGTCGACAGGCAACCCGCACCTGGCGTGCGTGGTGGACGTCCCGGTCGCCGAGCTCGAGCTGCACAAGGCGCCCGAGGTCGATCCCGTCCTCTTCCCGACTGGCGCCAACGTCGAGTTCATCAACGTACTCGGCGACCGGCGCATCCGGATGCGGGTACACGAGCGCGGCGTGGGCGAGACGAGGTCGTGCGGCACGGGTGCGTGCGCGGCGGCGCTCACCGTGGCCAGCCAGCAGGGCGAGAGCACGGGCGTCTGGACGGTCGAGGTGCCGGGCGGCGAGGTGCGGGTGACGCTCGACGGCCGCACAGCGGTGCTCGCCGGCCCCGCGGTGCTGGTGTCGGACGGCGAGCTGCGCCCGGACTGGCTCGCGGCCCTCCCGTCCCCCAAATGA
- a CDS encoding metal-sensing transcriptional repressor, protein MRGYTDDKDAYLKRLRRIEGQVRGLQRMVDNDEYCIDVLTQVSAVTRALQNVSLGLLDEHLKHCVSQAVAEGGAEADEKVREASDAIARLVRS, encoded by the coding sequence ATGCGCGGGTACACCGACGACAAGGACGCCTACCTCAAGCGGCTGCGGCGGATCGAGGGTCAGGTCCGTGGGCTGCAGCGGATGGTGGACAACGACGAGTACTGCATCGACGTGCTGACTCAGGTGTCCGCGGTCACCAGAGCCCTGCAGAACGTCTCGCTCGGGCTGCTCGACGAACACCTCAAGCACTGTGTCAGCCAAGCCGTCGCCGAGGGCGGCGCCGAGGCGGACGAGAAGGTGCGGGAAGCCAGCGACGCGATCGCCAGGCTCGTCCGCTCGTAA
- a CDS encoding antitoxin, with amino-acid sequence MSVFDNMGDQAKDLAGEHSDKLDEGLQKAGDFADEKSGGKFSDQIDQGEEAASNFVEGFGDENR; translated from the coding sequence ATGAGCGTCTTCGACAACATGGGCGACCAGGCCAAGGACCTCGCCGGCGAGCACAGCGACAAGCTCGACGAGGGCCTGCAGAAGGCGGGCGACTTCGCCGACGAGAAGTCCGGCGGCAAGTTCTCCGACCAGATCGACCAGGGCGAAGAGGCGGCGTCGAACTTCGTCGAGGGTTTCGGCGACGAGAACCGGTAA
- a CDS encoding MFS transporter, with product METQSRGRRGWALGLIATAQFMVIMDTSIIGVALPRIQAALGFSQENLSWVFNAYVIAFGGLLLLGGRLADLFTARRMFVAGWVTLLVGSVVAGVATEPWVLLTGRALQGVGAAFIAPSALTLLMMIFGSEPKEMTKALALYGAAAPAGGTAGVFLGGVITQYVSWPWVFYVNAPIALLALAATPALMPKGAVQRGSTDLFGAATVTAGLAVLVYAIVRAPEAGWGSTGTVVGLLAATVLLTAFVVSQAVRRAPLVQLSIFRTPNLAAANGAQLLLGGAWIPMWFFLNLYLQQGLGLDAFASGSALLPMTVAIMLIMVVLAPRVIGRIGPLATIVGGLLVLAAGMGWLSLVRADGTFWQDVLPASLVAATGMAFAFIPSLGTAISSARPEEGGLASGIVNTSYQIGSAVGLAAITAVATSFGAGELGDVEALTDGISAAFLGAAGVAVAGALLAGVALRRAPARAEAEPEVSSTR from the coding sequence ATGGAGACGCAATCACGGGGCCGGCGCGGCTGGGCACTCGGGCTCATCGCCACGGCGCAGTTCATGGTCATCATGGACACGTCGATCATCGGGGTGGCACTGCCCAGGATCCAGGCCGCGCTCGGCTTCTCGCAGGAGAACCTCTCCTGGGTGTTCAACGCCTACGTCATCGCCTTCGGCGGTCTGCTGCTGCTCGGCGGCCGATTGGCGGACCTGTTCACCGCACGGCGGATGTTCGTCGCCGGCTGGGTGACGCTGCTCGTCGGTTCCGTCGTGGCGGGTGTCGCGACCGAGCCGTGGGTGCTGCTCACCGGCCGCGCGCTCCAGGGCGTCGGTGCCGCGTTCATCGCTCCGTCGGCGCTGACGCTGCTGATGATGATCTTCGGCAGCGAGCCGAAGGAAATGACGAAGGCACTCGCGCTCTACGGTGCGGCCGCTCCGGCCGGTGGTACCGCGGGTGTGTTCCTCGGCGGCGTGATCACCCAGTACGTCAGCTGGCCGTGGGTGTTCTACGTCAACGCGCCGATCGCGTTGCTGGCGCTCGCGGCCACCCCCGCGCTCATGCCGAAGGGTGCCGTGCAGCGGGGCTCGACCGACCTGTTCGGAGCGGCTACCGTCACCGCGGGGCTTGCAGTGCTCGTCTACGCGATCGTGCGGGCGCCCGAGGCCGGCTGGGGCTCGACCGGGACGGTCGTCGGACTGCTCGCCGCCACAGTCCTGCTCACCGCGTTCGTGGTGAGCCAGGCCGTACGCCGCGCACCGCTGGTGCAGCTGAGCATCTTCCGTACGCCCAACCTCGCCGCGGCCAACGGTGCGCAGTTGCTGCTCGGTGGCGCGTGGATCCCCATGTGGTTCTTCCTGAACCTCTACCTGCAGCAGGGCCTGGGGCTGGACGCGTTCGCCAGCGGTTCGGCACTGCTGCCGATGACCGTGGCGATCATGCTGATCATGGTGGTGCTCGCGCCGCGGGTGATCGGCAGGATCGGGCCGTTGGCGACCATCGTCGGTGGCCTGCTGGTGCTGGCCGCCGGCATGGGCTGGCTGTCGCTCGTGCGGGCCGACGGCACGTTCTGGCAGGACGTGCTGCCCGCCTCGCTCGTCGCGGCCACCGGCATGGCGTTCGCCTTCATCCCTTCGCTTGGCACCGCCATCTCCAGCGCACGACCGGAGGAAGGCGGCCTGGCCTCGGGCATCGTGAACACCAGCTACCAGATCGGCTCGGCGGTCGGGCTGGCGGCGATCACCGCCGTAGCGACGTCGTTCGGAGCCGGCGAGCTCGGTGACGTCGAGGCGCTGACCGACGGCATCTCGGCGGCGTTCCTCGGTGCCGCCGGGGTCGCCGTCGCGGGTGCGCTCCTGGCCGGTGTGGCACTGCGCCGCGCACCGGCTCGGGCGGAAGCGGAGCCGGAGGTGAGCAGCACCAGGTGA
- the miaB gene encoding tRNA (N6-isopentenyl adenosine(37)-C2)-methylthiotransferase MiaB, whose product MNITDRAGVRTYEVRTFGCQMNVHDSERLTGLLEESGYVPAARGEVADVVVFNTCAVRENADNRLYGNLGHLYPVKRANPGMQIAVGGCLAQKDRGTIVRKAPWVDVVFGTHNIGALPTLLERARVNEEAQVEIEESLETFPSTLPTKRESSYAAWVAVSVGCNNTCTFCIVPSLRGREKDRRPGDVLAEIEALVADGVVEVTLLGQNVNSYGVDFGDRGAFAKLLRACGEIDGLERVRFTSPHPRDFTDDVIEAMAETPNVMPQLHMPLQSGSDRVLRAMRRSYRRNRYLGIIDRVREAMPEAAITTDIIVGFPGETDADFEDTLDVVKRARFAGAFTFQYSTRPGTPAAEMTDQVPADVVKERYGRLVDEVERVTWTENKQFVGRDVELLVADGEGRKDDRTQRRSGRAPDNRLVHFTADADVRPGDLATVRVTYAAPHHLVADGAVRAVRRTPAGDAWERANADPEPAGTGVLLGMPTVGAPG is encoded by the coding sequence GTGAACATTACCGACCGGGCCGGCGTGCGCACCTACGAGGTGCGCACCTTTGGCTGCCAGATGAACGTGCACGACTCCGAGCGGCTGACCGGGCTGCTGGAGGAGTCGGGGTACGTGCCGGCGGCTCGGGGTGAGGTCGCCGACGTGGTGGTGTTCAACACCTGCGCTGTACGGGAGAACGCGGACAACCGGCTGTACGGCAACCTCGGCCACCTCTACCCGGTGAAGCGCGCCAACCCTGGCATGCAGATCGCCGTCGGCGGGTGCCTCGCGCAGAAGGACCGGGGCACGATCGTGCGCAAGGCGCCGTGGGTCGACGTGGTCTTCGGCACCCACAACATCGGCGCGTTGCCGACGTTGCTCGAGCGGGCCAGGGTGAACGAGGAAGCGCAGGTCGAGATCGAGGAGTCGCTGGAGACGTTCCCCTCCACGCTGCCGACCAAGCGCGAGTCGAGCTACGCGGCCTGGGTGGCGGTCAGCGTGGGGTGCAACAACACGTGCACGTTCTGCATCGTGCCGAGTCTGCGCGGCCGGGAGAAGGACCGCAGGCCGGGCGACGTGCTCGCGGAGATCGAGGCGCTCGTCGCCGACGGCGTCGTCGAGGTGACGCTGCTCGGGCAGAACGTCAACTCGTACGGCGTGGACTTCGGTGACCGCGGGGCGTTCGCGAAGCTGCTGCGTGCCTGCGGCGAGATCGACGGGCTGGAGCGGGTGCGCTTCACGTCACCGCACCCGCGGGACTTCACCGACGACGTCATCGAGGCGATGGCGGAGACGCCGAACGTGATGCCGCAGCTGCACATGCCGCTGCAGTCCGGCTCCGACCGGGTGCTGCGCGCGATGCGGCGGTCGTACCGGCGCAACAGGTACCTCGGCATCATCGACCGGGTGCGCGAGGCGATGCCGGAGGCGGCGATCACCACGGACATCATCGTCGGCTTCCCCGGCGAGACCGACGCCGACTTCGAGGACACCCTCGACGTCGTGAAGCGGGCCAGGTTCGCGGGCGCGTTCACGTTCCAGTACTCCACCCGGCCGGGCACACCGGCGGCGGAGATGACCGACCAGGTGCCCGCCGACGTGGTGAAGGAGCGCTACGGTCGGCTGGTCGACGAGGTCGAGCGCGTCACCTGGACGGAGAACAAGCAGTTCGTCGGTCGCGACGTCGAGCTGCTGGTCGCCGACGGCGAGGGGCGCAAGGACGACCGCACCCAGCGGCGCTCAGGGCGCGCGCCGGACAACCGGCTGGTGCACTTCACCGCGGACGCCGACGTGCGCCCGGGGGACCTCGCCACCGTGCGGGTCACGTACGCCGCGCCGCACCACCTGGTCGCGGACGGTGCCGTGCGGGCCGTACGGCGTACGCCCGCCGGCGACGCCTGGGAGCGTGCGAACGCCGACCCGGAGCCGGCCGGCACCGGCGTGCTGCTCGGCATGCCCACCGTCGGCGCCCCTGGTTGA
- the hflX gene encoding GTPase HflX translates to MRGYRHMTDSNVSPVGDEHIDAAAQELVDGYELDAGEAPVTGELDLEDRAALRRVAGLSTELADVSEVEYRQLRLERVVLAGVWTDGTVEDAENSLAELKLLAETAGSEVLDAVLQRRKRPDPATYLGPGKVGELKALVDGSGADTVILDGELSPAQLRNLEDRTKVKVIDRTALILDIFAQHAKSKEGKAQVELAQLQYMNQRLRGWGGNLSRQAGGRVGGQGGGIGGRGPGETKLETDRRRVQQRMAKLRRDLQNMRTTRDTKRLTRQRRQVPSVAIAGYTNAGKSSLLNRLTDAGVLVEDALFATLDPTTRRTTTSDGRVYTLTDTVGFVRHLPHDIVEAFRSTLEEVTDADLVVHVVDGSDPDPIAQIGAVREVLAAIGAKDLTEIIAVNKTDIADPLAVKSVLRREPHAVAVSTRTGEGIAELRELIERDLPRPEHEVHALVPYERGELVAGVHQRGEVLELEHTATGTRLHARVPGDLAGTLEPYVVAPTP, encoded by the coding sequence ATGCGAGGCTATAGGCATATGACCGATTCGAACGTGTCGCCCGTGGGCGACGAACACATCGACGCCGCGGCGCAGGAGCTCGTCGACGGGTACGAGCTCGACGCCGGTGAGGCGCCGGTGACGGGGGAGCTCGACCTGGAGGACCGGGCCGCGCTGCGGCGGGTCGCGGGGCTGTCCACCGAGCTCGCGGACGTCAGCGAGGTCGAGTACCGGCAGCTCCGGCTGGAGCGGGTCGTGCTCGCCGGCGTCTGGACCGACGGCACCGTCGAGGACGCGGAGAACTCGCTGGCCGAGCTGAAGCTGCTCGCCGAGACCGCGGGCTCTGAGGTGCTCGACGCCGTGCTGCAGCGGCGCAAGCGCCCGGACCCGGCGACGTACCTCGGCCCTGGCAAGGTGGGCGAGCTGAAGGCCCTCGTGGACGGCAGCGGCGCCGACACCGTCATCCTCGACGGTGAGCTGAGCCCGGCGCAGCTGCGCAACCTGGAAGACCGCACGAAGGTGAAGGTCATCGACCGCACCGCGCTGATCCTCGACATCTTCGCGCAGCACGCGAAGAGCAAGGAAGGCAAGGCGCAGGTCGAGCTCGCGCAGCTGCAGTACATGAACCAGCGGCTACGCGGCTGGGGCGGCAACCTGTCCAGGCAGGCCGGTGGCCGCGTCGGCGGGCAAGGCGGCGGCATCGGTGGCCGTGGTCCAGGTGAGACCAAGCTGGAGACCGACCGCAGGCGGGTTCAGCAGCGGATGGCGAAGCTGCGTCGCGACCTGCAGAACATGCGCACCACCCGCGACACCAAGCGGTTGACCAGACAGCGCCGTCAGGTGCCCTCGGTCGCCATCGCCGGCTACACCAACGCGGGCAAGTCGTCGTTGCTCAACCGGCTCACCGACGCGGGCGTGCTGGTGGAGGACGCGTTGTTCGCGACGCTCGACCCCACCACGCGGCGTACGACCACGAGTGACGGCCGGGTCTACACGCTCACCGACACCGTCGGCTTCGTCCGGCACCTGCCGCACGACATCGTGGAGGCGTTCCGGTCGACGCTCGAGGAGGTCACCGACGCCGACCTGGTGGTACACGTGGTGGACGGCTCGGACCCCGACCCGATCGCGCAGATCGGCGCCGTGCGCGAGGTGCTCGCCGCCATCGGCGCGAAGGACCTCACCGAGATCATCGCGGTGAACAAGACCGACATCGCCGACCCGTTGGCGGTGAAGTCGGTGCTGCGCAGGGAACCGCACGCGGTCGCCGTGTCCACCCGTACGGGCGAAGGCATCGCCGAGCTGCGTGAGCTGATCGAGCGTGACCTGCCGCGGCCGGAGCACGAGGTGCACGCGCTGGTGCCCTACGAGCGCGGCGAGCTGGTCGCGGGCGTCCACCAGCGCGGCGAGGTGCTCGAGCTCGAGCACACGGCGACCGGCACGAGACTGCACGCGCGGGTGCCGGGCGACCTGGCCGGTACGCTCGAGCCTTACGTCGTCGCGCCGACTCCCTGA
- the miaA gene encoding tRNA (adenosine(37)-N6)-dimethylallyltransferase MiaA encodes MRAPGHWETAAVHSPEVVAVAGPTAAGKSALGLALAHALGGEIVNADSMQLYQGMDVGTAKLTVEEREGVPHHLLDIWPVTRSASVAEYQRLARGVVDDVRARGKVPILVGGSGLYVCAVLDEMDFPGTDPEIRARLEAELAAAGPQPLYERLRERDPDAAAAILPSNGRRIVRALEVIELRGTFNGRLPEHRAVYPAVQIGVDVPRPELDERIATRVDLMWAAGLVAEVRELERHGLRDGPTASRALGYRQVLAYLAGECTEDEARAETVRATKRFARRQDSWFRRDGRITWLPADAQLVDRALTATVR; translated from the coding sequence ATTCGCGCGCCGGGTCACTGGGAGACTGCTGCTGTGCACTCGCCTGAAGTCGTCGCCGTGGCCGGCCCCACCGCGGCCGGGAAGTCCGCCCTGGGGCTGGCGCTCGCCCACGCGCTCGGCGGCGAGATCGTCAACGCCGACTCCATGCAGCTGTACCAGGGCATGGACGTCGGCACCGCGAAGCTCACCGTCGAGGAGCGCGAAGGCGTGCCGCACCACCTGCTCGACATCTGGCCGGTGACGCGGTCGGCGTCCGTCGCCGAGTACCAGCGGCTGGCCCGCGGCGTGGTGGACGACGTCAGGGCGCGCGGCAAGGTGCCGATCCTCGTCGGCGGCTCCGGGCTCTACGTGTGTGCCGTGCTCGACGAGATGGACTTCCCCGGCACCGACCCGGAGATCCGCGCGCGGCTGGAGGCCGAGCTGGCCGCCGCCGGCCCGCAGCCGTTGTACGAGCGGCTGCGCGAGCGCGACCCGGACGCGGCGGCGGCCATCCTGCCGAGCAACGGGCGCCGGATCGTGCGGGCGCTCGAGGTGATCGAGCTGCGCGGCACGTTCAACGGCCGATTGCCCGAGCACCGGGCGGTGTATCCGGCCGTGCAGATCGGCGTCGACGTGCCCCGCCCCGAGCTGGACGAGCGGATCGCCACCCGGGTGGACCTGATGTGGGCCGCCGGGCTGGTGGCCGAGGTGCGGGAGCTGGAGCGCCACGGCCTGCGCGACGGTCCCACCGCGAGCCGTGCGCTCGGCTACCGGCAGGTGTTGGCGTACCTGGCCGGCGAGTGCACGGAGGACGAGGCGCGGGCGGAGACCGTACGGGCGACGAAGCGGTTCGCCAGGCGCCAGGACTCCTGGTTCAGGAGGGACGGGCGGATCACCTGGCTGCCCGCCGACGCCCAGCTGGTCGACCGTGCGCTGACCGCGACCGTCCGCTGA
- a CDS encoding MFS transporter, which produces MTTGSEHLAPTGAGPSARRIIAAACVGNALEWYDIAVYAYFASYFAKVFFTNADETVSLLLALGTFAISFLIRPLGAFVLGSYADRSGRKPALTLSIGLMVLGTLLICVMPPYAVIGVAAPIGILVARLIQGFAAGGEFGSATALMVEHLPHRRGFAASWQFTSQAMSSLLAAVLGTVLTTVLTADQLTSWGFRIPFIVGLLVGPVGLYIRRHVPETPESVAARESGAARSPIRTVLWEQKRLVLLTVGVLAVTTCLNYMISYIPTYSIETLKLPDSSGFIATLVAGLVLLAVTSVAGHYSDRFGQIHFMLPSAALILVLIYPMFAFMVAVPTLWVLGIVLFGMALLKACYFGPMGALMAAIFPTETRATRMAVGYNIGVAIFGGFTPLIAAWLTDITDYDMAPSFWVAFAAVVSIVSLIVLARKFGHR; this is translated from the coding sequence ATGACCACCGGCTCGGAACACCTCGCCCCGACCGGCGCGGGACCCAGTGCCCGCCGGATCATCGCCGCCGCGTGCGTGGGGAACGCGCTCGAGTGGTACGACATCGCCGTCTACGCGTACTTCGCGTCGTACTTCGCGAAGGTGTTCTTCACCAACGCCGACGAGACCGTGTCGCTGCTGCTTGCGCTCGGCACGTTCGCCATCTCGTTCCTCATCCGGCCGCTCGGTGCGTTCGTGCTCGGTTCGTACGCGGACCGCTCCGGCCGCAAGCCGGCGCTGACGCTGTCCATCGGCCTGATGGTGCTCGGCACGCTGCTGATCTGCGTAATGCCGCCGTACGCGGTGATCGGCGTGGCGGCGCCGATCGGGATCCTGGTGGCGCGGCTGATCCAAGGATTCGCCGCCGGCGGCGAGTTCGGCAGCGCGACGGCGCTGATGGTCGAGCACCTGCCGCACCGCAGGGGGTTCGCGGCGAGCTGGCAGTTCACCAGCCAGGCGATGAGCTCGCTGCTCGCCGCCGTACTCGGCACGGTGTTGACCACCGTGCTGACCGCGGACCAGCTGACGTCGTGGGGCTTCCGCATCCCGTTCATCGTGGGCCTGCTCGTCGGTCCCGTCGGCCTGTACATCAGGCGGCACGTGCCTGAGACCCCGGAGTCCGTAGCGGCGCGGGAGAGCGGTGCGGCGAGGTCGCCGATCCGTACGGTGCTGTGGGAGCAGAAGCGGCTGGTGCTGCTGACCGTCGGCGTGCTCGCCGTGACGACCTGCCTGAACTACATGATCAGCTACATCCCCACGTACTCCATCGAGACGCTGAAGCTACCGGACTCCAGCGGCTTCATCGCGACGCTGGTCGCCGGCCTCGTGCTGCTCGCCGTGACGTCGGTGGCCGGGCACTACTCGGACCGATTCGGCCAGATCCACTTCATGCTGCCGTCCGCCGCGCTGATCCTGGTGCTGATCTACCCGATGTTCGCGTTCATGGTCGCCGTGCCGACGCTGTGGGTGCTCGGCATCGTGCTGTTCGGCATGGCGCTGCTGAAGGCCTGCTACTTCGGCCCGATGGGCGCGTTGATGGCCGCCATCTTCCCCACCGAGACCCGCGCGACGCGCATGGCCGTCGGCTACAACATAGGCGTAGCCATCTTCGGTGGCTTCACCCCACTGATCGCCGCCTGGCTGACCGACATCACCGACTACGACATGGCCCCGAGCTTCTGGGTTGCCTTCGCCGCCGTGGTCAGCATCGTGAGCCTCATCGTCCTCGCCCGCAAGTTCGGCCACCGCTAG
- a CDS encoding sigma-70 family RNA polymerase sigma factor: protein MSDQPATDPVFAEYRELLFSIAYNMLGSVADTEDVLQDTWVAWTTRNRAQDAEPVTNVRGYLVRVAMNQALARRADVDRRRETYIGPWLPEPLVDDGTDVVERAEALSMAVLVVLETLSPLERAVFVLHEVFGYPHTEIADLLDRTPAAIRQLAHRAREHVQARRPRQRVDRRVQRQVTERFIAASGGGDLAALMQLLAPDVTLWTDGGGKVRRASLHPIHGADKVARFLIGVAQQSGVVEVRYRFVNGDPSALLFAGESPLTALVLDLGDDGTRVEGVYAVGNPDKLTRID from the coding sequence ATGTCCGATCAACCGGCCACGGATCCGGTCTTCGCGGAGTACCGGGAGCTGTTGTTCTCCATCGCGTACAACATGCTCGGCAGCGTCGCGGACACCGAGGACGTGCTGCAGGACACCTGGGTGGCGTGGACGACCCGCAACCGCGCGCAGGACGCGGAACCGGTGACCAACGTCCGCGGCTACCTGGTTCGGGTGGCCATGAACCAGGCGCTCGCCCGGCGGGCGGACGTCGACCGCCGGCGCGAGACGTACATCGGGCCGTGGCTGCCAGAACCACTCGTCGACGACGGCACTGACGTGGTCGAGCGGGCCGAGGCGTTGTCGATGGCGGTGCTCGTGGTGCTGGAGACGCTGAGCCCGTTGGAGCGGGCGGTGTTCGTGCTGCACGAGGTGTTCGGTTATCCGCACACGGAGATCGCGGACCTGCTCGACCGCACACCGGCGGCGATCCGGCAGCTCGCGCACCGCGCACGCGAGCACGTGCAGGCCCGCAGGCCGCGGCAGCGCGTCGACCGGCGGGTCCAGCGGCAGGTGACAGAACGGTTCATCGCGGCGTCCGGCGGCGGTGACCTGGCTGCGCTGATGCAGCTCCTCGCACCCGACGTGACGTTGTGGACCGACGGCGGCGGCAAGGTGCGCCGGGCGAGCCTGCATCCGATCCACGGGGCGGACAAGGTCGCCAGGTTCCTCATCGGGGTTGCACAGCAGTCCGGGGTTGTGGAGGTCAGGTACCGGTTCGTCAACGGCGACCCGTCGGCGCTGCTGTTCGCCGGCGAGTCCCCGCTGACCGCGCTGGTGCTCGACCTCGGCGACGACGGCACCCGCGTCGAGGGTGTCTACGCCGTCGGCAACCCGGACAAACTCACCCGGATCGACTGA
- a CDS encoding LLM class flavin-dependent oxidoreductase: MNPHPFRFGAAVALVPDGATLVETARRIERLGYSTVLVADGLWLPAPFGMLTAAATATSTLHVGTHVLATPLRAPAMVAQEADTLDLLSAHRFELGLGTGQYPATLGDAQRLGVPFGTRAERVARVGETITAVEEQFAAKDRQAPRMLVAGTGRTLVELAAQRADTLALPVPYDRSEDGLVAKVDELRAAVGAGFARLELATNILAVGDKAAPDWVPSHFRELPADSYGRLAGEPAEVADTLRRRRDRTDISYVTVPQWCIDDFAPVVELLAGQ; this comes from the coding sequence ATGAACCCCCACCCATTCCGCTTCGGCGCCGCCGTAGCCCTCGTGCCCGACGGCGCCACCCTGGTCGAGACCGCACGGCGGATCGAACGGCTCGGCTACTCGACCGTGCTCGTCGCGGACGGACTGTGGCTGCCGGCGCCGTTCGGCATGCTGACCGCGGCCGCCACGGCGACGTCGACGTTGCACGTCGGTACCCACGTGCTGGCCACGCCGCTGCGCGCCCCTGCGATGGTCGCGCAGGAGGCGGACACGCTCGACCTGCTCTCCGCGCACCGGTTCGAGCTCGGCCTCGGCACCGGCCAGTACCCGGCGACGCTCGGCGACGCACAGCGCCTCGGCGTGCCGTTCGGCACGCGCGCCGAGCGGGTCGCGCGCGTCGGCGAGACGATCACCGCCGTCGAGGAGCAGTTCGCCGCGAAGGACCGGCAGGCGCCGCGGATGCTGGTCGCAGGCACCGGGCGGACGCTTGTCGAGCTGGCCGCACAGCGCGCAGACACGTTGGCGCTGCCGGTGCCGTACGACCGGTCCGAGGACGGCCTGGTGGCCAAGGTGGACGAGCTACGAGCGGCCGTCGGCGCGGGGTTCGCCCGGCTGGAGCTGGCCACGAACATCCTGGCGGTCGGCGACAAGGCCGCCCCTGACTGGGTGCCGAGCCACTTCCGTGAGCTGCCCGCGGACTCGTACGGCCGGCTGGCCGGCGAGCCAGCAGAGGTCGCCGACACGCTGCGCCGCCGGCGTGACCGCACCGACATCTCCTACGTCACGGTGCCGCAGTGGTGCATCGACGACTTCGCCCCCGTCGTCGAGCTGCTGGCCGGCCAGTGA
- a CDS encoding cation-transporting ATPase: MTDATYTVNGMTCEHCVRSVTEEVSEIEGVSNVQVDLASGQLTVSSADSVDPAAVRAAVEEAGYTVVN; encoded by the coding sequence ATGACCGACGCCACCTACACCGTCAACGGGATGACGTGCGAACACTGCGTTCGCTCGGTGACCGAGGAAGTCAGCGAGATCGAAGGCGTGTCGAACGTACAGGTAGACCTCGCCAGCGGGCAGCTGACCGTCAGCAGCGCGGACTCCGTCGACCCGGCTGCTGTACGCGCCGCGGTCGAAGAGGCCGGCTACACGGTCGTCAACTGA